A single Atopobiaceae bacterium DNA region contains:
- a CDS encoding ATP-binding cassette domain-containing protein produces the protein MGFSGAGKSTLARCINHLETPDAGDVLIDGVDITSLDAASLRAERQKVAMIFQNFNLFSSKTVYGNIAYPLRIVGTKKDEVDARVREAASFVGLGDKLPAYPGGLSGGQKQRVGIARAIISKPDVLLSDEATSALDPQTTIQILDLLKRINRETGITIVMITHELDAIRYTCHNMAVLEEGKVIEQGAVDEIFSNPRSRTGALFAKVFRSLQSVPVRAEAMRGPVVERRHQDPSAREARGTLEAVGA, from the coding sequence GTGGGTTTCTCTGGTGCAGGCAAGTCGACGCTCGCGCGCTGCATCAACCATCTCGAGACCCCTGATGCAGGTGACGTCCTTATCGACGGTGTCGACATCACCAGCCTCGATGCCGCCAGCCTGCGGGCCGAGCGGCAGAAGGTCGCCATGATCTTCCAGAACTTCAACCTCTTCTCGTCCAAGACGGTCTACGGCAACATCGCCTATCCCCTGAGAATCGTCGGGACGAAGAAGGACGAGGTGGACGCTCGCGTACGGGAGGCAGCCAGCTTCGTGGGCCTCGGGGATAAGCTCCCGGCCTATCCGGGCGGTCTCTCCGGTGGCCAGAAGCAGCGTGTGGGAATCGCCCGTGCCATCATCTCGAAGCCCGACGTGCTCCTCTCTGACGAAGCGACCTCGGCGCTCGACCCGCAGACCACGATCCAGATTCTCGACCTGCTCAAGCGCATCAACCGCGAGACGGGCATCACCATCGTCATGATCACCCACGAGCTTGATGCCATTCGATATACCTGCCACAACATGGCTGTCCTCGAGGAGGGGAAGGTCATCGAGCAAGGCGCGGTGGACGAGATCTTCTCGAACCCGCGGAGCCGTACGGGCGCTCTGTTCGCGAAGGTCTTTCGCAGCCTCCAGTCAGTCCCCGTCCGTGCCGAGGCCATGCGTGGCCCGGTCGTCGAGCGGAGGCATCAGGACCCGTCGGCACGAGAGGCGCGTGGCACCCTCGAGGCGGTCGGCGCATGA
- a CDS encoding ECF transporter S component: protein MATNPSARPATHSTTGTIGGWNTRRIATCALFVAVAIVASFIELPIFPAAPYLKYDPSGIVCLVAGLAFGPATGALVCVLMWLPHLFVDPFGALMGIVAAVSLTVPTALVYQHIHTRRGAVIGMAVGAVVCLAACIGGNLVVTPLYSAVSVDQVAAMIVPILLPFNLLKIAINCVVTFLVYKSVSKLVGE, encoded by the coding sequence ATGGCCACCAATCCCTCTGCACGTCCCGCGACGCACTCCACCACCGGCACCATAGGTGGTTGGAACACGCGACGCATCGCCACCTGTGCGCTCTTCGTGGCAGTCGCCATCGTCGCGAGCTTCATCGAGCTGCCCATCTTCCCGGCGGCCCCCTACCTCAAGTACGACCCCTCGGGCATCGTCTGCCTCGTGGCCGGGCTCGCCTTCGGACCCGCCACGGGCGCCCTCGTCTGCGTGCTCATGTGGCTGCCCCACCTCTTCGTGGACCCGTTCGGCGCCCTCATGGGCATCGTGGCCGCCGTCTCGCTCACGGTTCCCACCGCCCTCGTCTACCAGCACATCCACACCCGCAGGGGTGCCGTCATCGGCATGGCCGTGGGCGCCGTCGTCTGCCTGGCCGCCTGCATCGGAGGCAACCTCGTCGTGACGCCGCTCTACTCGGCCGTCTCGGTCGACCAGGTCGCGGCCATGATCGTGCCGATCCTGCTGCCGTTCAACCTGCTCAAGATTGCCATCAACTGCGTGGTCACCTTCCTGGTCTACAAGAGCGTCTCCAAGCTCGTGGGAGAATGA
- the nifH gene encoding nitrogenase iron protein, whose translation MADKGYRQIAIYGKGGIGKSTTTQNLTAGLVEQGKKVMVVGCDPKADSTRLLVGSLGQQTVLDTLRLSDGDVELDDILRLGYGGTKCVESGGPEPGVGCAGRGIITSIGLLEQLGAYTDDLDYVFYDVLGDVVCGGFAMPIREGKAKEIYIVASGEMMALYAANNISKGIARYARKGGVRLGGIICNSRNVDRERDLLEAFAKELNTQLIYFVPRDNVVQRAEIHRKTVIQYAPQSSQADEYRALAQAIDTNEHFTVPTPMEQDRLEQILLEYGLMNDVDETSDYQPGIARAM comes from the coding sequence ATGGCAGACAAGGGCTATCGACAGATTGCGATCTATGGCAAGGGCGGTATCGGCAAGTCGACGACCACGCAGAACCTCACGGCCGGTCTGGTTGAGCAGGGCAAGAAGGTCATGGTCGTGGGGTGTGACCCTAAGGCCGACTCCACGCGCCTGCTTGTGGGGAGCCTGGGACAGCAGACCGTCCTCGACACCCTGCGCCTCTCGGACGGCGACGTGGAGCTCGATGACATTCTGCGGCTTGGGTATGGCGGTACCAAGTGTGTCGAGTCGGGTGGGCCGGAGCCGGGCGTGGGCTGCGCGGGGCGCGGCATCATCACCTCGATAGGTCTCCTCGAGCAGCTGGGAGCCTATACCGACGATCTTGACTACGTGTTCTACGACGTGTTGGGCGACGTGGTGTGCGGCGGTTTCGCGATGCCCATCCGTGAGGGTAAGGCCAAGGAGATCTACATCGTGGCCTCAGGAGAGATGATGGCGCTTTATGCGGCCAACAACATCTCCAAGGGCATCGCGCGCTATGCCCGCAAAGGCGGAGTGAGGCTGGGGGGCATCATCTGCAACAGCCGCAACGTCGACCGCGAGCGCGACCTGCTCGAGGCCTTCGCGAAGGAGCTCAACACGCAGCTCATCTATTTCGTTCCACGTGACAACGTGGTCCAGCGCGCAGAGATCCATCGCAAGACGGTCATCCAGTATGCACCTCAGTCCTCCCAGGCAGATGAGTACCGTGCCCTGGCCCAGGCAATCGACACCAACGAGCATTTCACCGTTCCAACTCCCATGGAGCAGGACCGACTCGAGCAGATTCTGCTGGAATACGGCCTGATGAACGACGTGGATGAGACCTCCGACTACCAGCCGGGCATCGCTCGGGCGATGTAG
- a CDS encoding ABC transporter permease, producing MSLLKYPLWEVVAHSFSADVWSVIIPAIGETLYMALLASLIMLVGGILVGLALMLTNPNGLLPVKPVHAVVGTFINILRSLPEMVMIILMIPVTQLLFGQSYGSNSCIIAVSACCIPFYARIVESSLLEVDRGAIDAARSMGSTNAQIVFGVIIPETLPSLTRGFTTAIISVISMTALSGMFGAGGLGDIAVRFGYQRFQHDVLLAAVYALLVIVSVVQIAGNVCSRAELRRRALV from the coding sequence ATGAGCCTTCTCAAGTATCCGTTGTGGGAGGTGGTCGCGCACTCCTTCAGCGCGGATGTCTGGTCCGTCATCATCCCGGCAATCGGCGAAACGCTCTATATGGCACTCCTCGCCTCACTCATCATGCTCGTGGGTGGCATCCTCGTGGGATTGGCTCTCATGCTCACGAATCCCAATGGGCTTCTCCCCGTGAAGCCGGTGCATGCGGTGGTGGGGACCTTCATCAACATCCTGCGCTCCCTGCCGGAGATGGTCATGATCATCCTCATGATTCCCGTGACGCAGCTGCTGTTTGGCCAGTCGTATGGATCGAACTCGTGCATCATCGCGGTCTCGGCCTGCTGCATTCCCTTCTATGCCCGCATCGTCGAGAGCTCCCTGCTTGAGGTCGACCGAGGTGCCATCGATGCCGCCAGGTCGATGGGGAGCACCAATGCCCAGATCGTGTTCGGTGTCATCATCCCCGAGACCCTTCCCTCGCTCACGCGAGGCTTCACCACTGCCATCATCTCGGTGATCTCGATGACGGCCCTGTCGGGTATGTTCGGCGCGGGAGGCCTGGGAGATATAGCCGTGCGCTTTGGCTACCAGCGCTTCCAGCACGACGTGCTTCTCGCGGCGGTCTACGCACTGCTCGTGATCGTCTCGGTCGTGCAGATAGCGGGCAACGTCTGCTCCCGTGCCGAGCTGCGCCGTCGGGCCCTCGTGTGA
- a CDS encoding radical SAM protein, with product MAHTLEELSLLHPCFAQGGLNDKGRIHLPVSPGCNIQCKFCVRKIDDEAQAPGVSADIITPQEAADAVARAVAAEPGITVAGIAGPGDTLASPHALETFRLVKRRFPNMLACMSTNGLMLPDKVDEIVEVGVDTLTVTVNAVDPAIQEQICSHAIYHGRTYTGTDAARLLITNQLEGIRAASAAGITVKVNTVLVPEINADHVPEVARSVADAGASLYNIIPLIPQGELAWCSTPDCALLGRLRVEAGECLQVFCHCQRCRADAVGILGGTDISRRVYARPIRAEQTFSHG from the coding sequence ATGGCGCATACGCTCGAGGAGCTCTCGCTCCTGCACCCCTGCTTCGCGCAGGGAGGCCTCAACGACAAGGGACGTATCCACCTGCCTGTGAGCCCGGGATGCAACATCCAGTGCAAGTTCTGCGTACGCAAGATTGATGACGAGGCACAGGCGCCGGGTGTCTCGGCAGACATCATCACGCCGCAGGAGGCTGCCGATGCGGTCGCGCGTGCCGTGGCGGCTGAGCCTGGCATCACGGTGGCGGGCATCGCGGGCCCTGGGGACACGCTCGCAAGCCCTCATGCCCTCGAGACCTTCCGTCTCGTCAAGAGGCGGTTTCCCAATATGCTTGCCTGCATGAGTACCAATGGTCTCATGCTCCCCGACAAGGTCGACGAGATCGTCGAGGTGGGCGTCGACACGCTTACCGTGACCGTCAACGCGGTCGATCCTGCCATCCAGGAACAAATCTGCTCGCACGCGATCTATCACGGCAGAACCTACACGGGCACCGATGCCGCGAGGCTGCTCATCACCAACCAGCTCGAGGGCATCCGCGCGGCGAGCGCGGCGGGCATCACCGTGAAGGTGAACACCGTGCTCGTGCCTGAGATTAACGCTGACCACGTGCCCGAGGTCGCGCGGTCGGTCGCAGACGCAGGCGCAAGCCTATACAACATCATCCCGCTCATTCCACAAGGCGAGCTCGCCTGGTGTTCCACGCCAGACTGCGCACTCCTAGGCAGGCTTCGCGTCGAGGCGGGTGAGTGCCTGCAGGTGTTCTGTCACTGCCAGAGGTGTCGCGCCGACGCGGTCGGCATCCTCGGCGGGACGGACATCTCGCGCAGGGTCTATGCTCGGCCGATTCGGGCGGAGCAGACCTTCTCGCACGGCTAG
- a CDS encoding MetQ/NlpA family ABC transporter substrate-binding protein → MSNHTSFTSANVLLTRRDFTRLAIGALGLTALSGCSSADASAPGTAAATAAATYPITKASDGTYVLKAIADATPHAEILAYAAPALAADGITVDLVSTAPDDTLNQRTEDGEIDFNYDQHVPYLNEWNQKNAGDLVSAGNIHVEPITAYSDTYATTADVPDDAKVAIPNNATNEYRALKILEDNGFIVLSDASKDSLSASKEDITTYVRPVEIVELDAAQIIPTRESFDLYITNTNRYIESGITANKLFSESADSPYANVVVVRPENKDNEAITKLVEVLRSDDVKGFIEQKYNGAVVPSA, encoded by the coding sequence ATGTCAAATCACACTTCGTTTACATCTGCCAACGTCCTTCTTACTCGACGTGACTTCACACGACTGGCTATCGGTGCGCTGGGCCTCACGGCACTCTCCGGCTGCTCTTCCGCGGACGCGTCCGCTCCCGGCACGGCTGCTGCGACTGCGGCGGCCACCTATCCCATCACCAAGGCTTCGGATGGCACGTACGTGCTCAAGGCCATTGCTGATGCCACGCCCCACGCCGAGATCCTCGCCTATGCAGCGCCGGCCCTCGCGGCTGATGGCATCACCGTCGATCTCGTCTCCACAGCCCCGGACGACACCCTCAACCAAAGGACCGAGGACGGCGAGATCGACTTCAACTATGACCAGCATGTCCCCTACCTCAACGAGTGGAACCAGAAGAACGCGGGCGACCTGGTGAGCGCCGGCAACATCCACGTGGAGCCCATCACCGCCTACTCGGACACGTACGCAACCACGGCCGACGTGCCCGATGATGCCAAGGTGGCCATTCCCAACAACGCGACCAACGAGTACCGGGCCCTCAAGATCCTCGAGGACAACGGCTTCATCGTCCTGTCCGATGCGTCGAAGGACAGCCTGTCGGCCTCCAAGGAGGACATCACCACATACGTGAGACCGGTCGAGATCGTCGAGCTTGATGCCGCCCAGATCATTCCCACCCGGGAGAGCTTCGACCTCTACATCACCAATACCAACCGCTACATCGAGTCAGGTATCACTGCCAACAAGCTCTTCAGCGAGAGTGCCGACAGCCCCTACGCGAACGTCGTCGTGGTGCGTCCTGAGAACAAGGACAACGAAGCCATCACGAAGCTCGTCGAGGTGCTGCGCTCCGACGACGTGAAGGGATTCATCGAGCAGAAGTACAACGGCGCTGTGGTCCCGTCCGCCTAG
- a CDS encoding energy-coupling factor transporter transmembrane protein EcfT, translated as MSARIGMGSYVPGDSPLHRLDPRCKALVMLVLMVSSMLVGTPAQLALAAALTACLVLACGVRPGRVLSSVGGILVFLLVVGLFNLLFVQTGDVVATLGPVRLTTGGVWAAVLYSCRFGLLVVMGATLMVTTTPTALADAFESLLSPLSHLGLPVHEVAMVMSLALRFVPTLSDEAADIRQAQAARGGTLETGRPMERARAAMALMVPLLAGAIRHANGLSRALDARCYEGGAARTHYHELRLHPRDGAFAALAAGYLAILLFLG; from the coding sequence ATGTCCGCACGCATCGGCATGGGGAGCTACGTCCCCGGCGACTCGCCCCTCCACCGGCTCGACCCACGGTGCAAGGCGCTCGTGATGCTTGTGCTCATGGTCTCGAGCATGCTCGTGGGAACGCCGGCCCAGCTGGCGCTTGCCGCCGCCCTCACCGCATGCCTCGTGCTCGCCTGCGGGGTGCGACCAGGCCGCGTGCTCTCGTCGGTTGGGGGGATCCTCGTGTTCCTCCTGGTGGTCGGCCTCTTCAACCTCCTCTTCGTGCAGACGGGAGACGTGGTCGCGACCCTGGGTCCCGTTCGTCTCACGACCGGTGGCGTCTGGGCGGCCGTGCTCTACTCGTGCCGCTTCGGCCTGCTCGTGGTCATGGGCGCGACCCTCATGGTCACCACCACCCCCACGGCACTCGCCGACGCCTTCGAGTCCCTGCTCTCGCCCCTGTCCCACCTGGGGCTACCGGTGCATGAGGTCGCCATGGTCATGTCGCTCGCCCTGCGCTTCGTGCCGACGCTCTCCGACGAGGCGGCCGACATCCGCCAGGCCCAGGCCGCACGCGGCGGCACGCTCGAGACGGGGCGTCCCATGGAACGCGCACGTGCGGCCATGGCCCTCATGGTGCCCCTGCTCGCCGGCGCCATACGACATGCGAACGGTCTCTCGCGCGCCCTCGACGCCCGCTGCTACGAGGGCGGCGCGGCGCGCACCCACTATCACGAGCTGCGCCTGCACCCGCGTGACGGTGCCTTCGCAGCCCTCGCCGCAGGCTACCTCGCCATCCTCCTCTTCCTGGGATAG
- a CDS encoding energy-coupling factor transporter ATPase gives MAGSPDRPPIRLRGVRLTYDEGSTWALAGIDLDVAAGERLCVLGANGSGKSTLASVLCGLLAPDGGTVELAGRTVFSDGTPDPDAYRAARRDIGLVFQNPEDQIVTTVVADDVAFGPENLGMPRGEICRRVDRELGRVAMGAYAQADPTHLSGGQQQRVALAGALAMGPSVLVLDEPGASLDVRGRAGIMHVLDELAETDVTTIHITHFVDEALSADRVLVLDHGHVALEGTPEEVFSHGDELLALGLTMPFAARLSHALRDRSVDVPSTCDDEVLLDAVAHKGIQAAERHRAPTGPQVEPAQADTVVELDHVSFSYGTRPAVDDLTLALGKGELVALVGQTGSGKSTLAHLVCALAMPDRGNVRICGVDTHDRRRRRELRGHVGYVMQHPERQLFAQTIAQDVAFGPTNLGLDAQEVSDRVTRTLEFLGISDLADSSPFEVSGGQQRLAAIAGTLASDPDVLVLDEPTSGLDPRGAAHVTDLVRRLHQGGRTILLVSHSMETVAELADRVCVLDDGRMCLDDTPAEVFSHGDELTAMGLGVPSPLAWARLLDRRGHAGPPLAPGGRGPLTIGALADAIAGRR, from the coding sequence GTGGCGGGCTCGCCTGACAGGCCGCCCATCCGCCTGCGCGGCGTGCGGCTCACCTATGACGAGGGCTCCACCTGGGCCCTCGCCGGCATCGACCTCGATGTGGCTGCCGGCGAGCGGCTCTGCGTCCTCGGCGCCAACGGGAGCGGCAAGTCCACGCTCGCGAGCGTCCTCTGCGGCCTGTTGGCCCCCGACGGTGGCACCGTCGAGCTGGCAGGCAGGACGGTCTTCTCGGACGGGACGCCCGATCCGGACGCCTACCGCGCCGCACGCCGAGACATCGGGCTGGTCTTCCAGAATCCCGAGGACCAGATCGTGACCACCGTGGTCGCAGACGACGTCGCCTTCGGCCCCGAGAACCTCGGCATGCCTCGTGGCGAGATCTGCCGTCGCGTGGACCGCGAGCTGGGGCGTGTGGCGATGGGGGCCTATGCCCAGGCCGACCCCACCCACCTGTCGGGTGGCCAGCAGCAGCGTGTGGCCCTGGCGGGGGCGCTCGCCATGGGACCGTCCGTCCTCGTGCTCGACGAGCCCGGTGCCTCGCTCGACGTACGCGGCCGTGCCGGCATCATGCACGTGCTCGACGAGCTTGCCGAGACGGACGTCACCACCATCCACATCACCCACTTCGTGGACGAGGCCCTCTCGGCTGACCGTGTCCTCGTGCTCGACCACGGTCACGTCGCCCTCGAGGGGACCCCCGAGGAGGTCTTCTCGCATGGCGACGAGCTCCTCGCGCTCGGCCTGACGATGCCCTTCGCGGCGCGCCTCTCGCATGCCCTCCGCGACCGCTCGGTCGACGTGCCCTCCACCTGCGATGACGAGGTCCTTCTCGACGCGGTCGCCCACAAGGGCATACAGGCGGCCGAGAGGCACCGCGCGCCCACGGGTCCCCAGGTGGAGCCCGCCCAGGCCGACACCGTCGTCGAGCTCGACCATGTGTCCTTCTCGTATGGGACACGCCCGGCCGTGGACGACCTCACGCTGGCCCTGGGGAAAGGCGAGCTCGTGGCCCTCGTGGGACAGACCGGTTCGGGCAAGTCCACGCTCGCCCACCTCGTGTGCGCCCTTGCCATGCCAGACCGGGGGAACGTCCGCATCTGCGGCGTCGACACCCATGACCGCAGGCGCCGGCGCGAGCTCAGGGGCCATGTGGGCTATGTCATGCAGCACCCCGAGCGCCAGCTCTTCGCCCAGACCATCGCCCAGGACGTCGCGTTCGGCCCGACCAACCTCGGCCTCGATGCGCAGGAGGTCTCCGACCGCGTGACCCGCACCCTCGAATTCCTGGGGATATCGGACCTGGCCGACTCCTCCCCCTTCGAGGTCTCGGGAGGTCAGCAGCGCCTGGCCGCGATTGCGGGGACCCTTGCCTCGGACCCTGACGTCCTCGTGCTCGACGAGCCCACGAGCGGGCTCGACCCGCGCGGGGCCGCGCACGTGACCGACCTCGTCCGCCGCCTCCATCAGGGCGGCAGGACCATCCTGCTCGTCTCGCACTCCATGGAGACGGTCGCCGAGCTCGCCGACCGCGTCTGCGTGCTCGACGACGGGCGCATGTGCCTCGACGACACGCCGGCGGAGGTCTTCTCGCATGGGGACGAGCTCACGGCCATGGGACTCGGGGTGCCGTCACCCCTTGCCTGGGCACGGCTCCTCGACCGACGCGGGCATGCCGGCCCCCCGCTCGCACCAGGCGGGCGTGGCCCCCTCACCATCGGTGCACTCGCAGATGCCATCGCGGGGAGGCGCTGA
- a CDS encoding alpha-glucoside-specific PTS transporter subunit IIBC, with the protein MMQRIQRFGGAMFTPVLLFAFAGMVVGIGTLFTTETIFGDLAAKGTVWYDCWSVVLAGGWTVFNQIPLLFAVSLPIGLATKQNARCCMEVLVAYLTFNYFVNAILTAWGPQLGVDFSAEVGNASGLASIAGIKTLDMGMIGALAISGVVIWLHDRLFDTELPEWLGVFSGSTFVYMVSFVVMIPLAVLACLLWPKVQVGMHVFQGFIMTSGALGVWVFVFLERILIPFGLHHLLYAPFYYDNVVVDGGIYAAFAKQLPQIAASTDSLKDLAPYASYTATGWSKVFGCPGIALAFYATARPERRKELLALLIPITVTAVLCGVTEPIEFTFLFVAPPLFLVHALLAATLSMVLNLLGVVGVFSGGLIEMASLNLIPLAASHGSTYLVALGVGLCFTAIYFVVFRFLIIRFDFRTPGREDDEEQVEFKSRKQVMEARAREATGASDGGLPEDRWTAVARASLGLLGGADNIVDVSNCATRLRVSVVDEALVGSDEDFKAAGALGCAKSGRSVQVIIGLSVVQVRERFEALLGR; encoded by the coding sequence ATGATGCAGAGGATTCAGAGGTTCGGCGGCGCCATGTTCACCCCCGTGCTGCTCTTCGCGTTCGCGGGGATGGTCGTGGGCATCGGCACCCTCTTCACCACGGAGACGATCTTCGGTGACCTGGCCGCCAAGGGGACCGTCTGGTATGACTGCTGGAGCGTCGTGCTCGCGGGCGGATGGACGGTCTTCAACCAGATTCCCCTGCTGTTCGCCGTATCGCTGCCCATAGGGCTTGCCACCAAGCAGAACGCGCGATGCTGCATGGAGGTGCTCGTCGCCTACCTCACGTTCAACTACTTCGTGAACGCCATCCTCACCGCCTGGGGACCCCAGCTCGGCGTCGACTTCTCTGCCGAGGTCGGTAACGCCTCGGGCCTTGCCAGCATCGCCGGCATCAAGACGCTCGACATGGGCATGATCGGGGCGCTCGCCATCTCGGGTGTCGTCATCTGGCTGCACGACCGCCTCTTCGACACGGAGCTCCCGGAGTGGCTGGGGGTCTTCTCGGGCTCGACCTTCGTGTACATGGTCTCGTTCGTGGTGATGATCCCGCTCGCCGTGCTCGCCTGCCTGCTCTGGCCCAAGGTGCAGGTGGGGATGCATGTGTTCCAGGGGTTCATCATGACCTCTGGGGCGCTGGGCGTCTGGGTCTTCGTCTTCCTCGAGAGGATCCTCATTCCCTTCGGGCTCCATCACCTGCTCTACGCGCCGTTCTACTATGACAACGTGGTCGTCGATGGAGGCATCTACGCGGCCTTCGCCAAGCAGCTGCCACAGATCGCGGCCTCGACGGACTCGCTCAAGGACCTGGCTCCCTATGCCTCCTATACGGCTACCGGATGGTCGAAGGTCTTCGGATGCCCCGGCATCGCGCTCGCCTTCTATGCCACCGCCAGGCCCGAGCGGCGTAAGGAGCTCCTTGCCCTGCTCATCCCCATCACGGTCACGGCCGTCCTATGCGGCGTGACCGAGCCCATCGAGTTCACGTTCCTCTTCGTGGCGCCGCCGCTGTTCCTGGTGCATGCGCTGTTGGCAGCGACCCTGTCCATGGTGCTCAACCTCCTGGGCGTGGTGGGGGTCTTCTCGGGCGGGCTCATCGAGATGGCCTCGCTCAACCTCATCCCACTGGCGGCCAGCCATGGGAGCACCTATCTCGTGGCCTTGGGGGTCGGCCTCTGCTTCACGGCCATCTACTTCGTGGTCTTCCGCTTCCTCATCATCCGCTTCGACTTCAGGACGCCCGGGCGCGAGGATGACGAGGAGCAGGTCGAGTTCAAGAGCCGGAAGCAGGTCATGGAGGCACGAGCCCGTGAGGCGACAGGTGCCTCGGACGGTGGGCTGCCCGAGGACAGGTGGACTGCCGTCGCACGTGCCTCCCTCGGGCTGCTTGGCGGTGCAGACAACATCGTCGACGTGAGCAACTGTGCCACCCGCCTTCGGGTGAGCGTGGTCGACGAGGCCCTGGTGGGCTCGGACGAGGACTTCAAGGCAGCGGGTGCCCTCGGGTGTGCGAAGAGCGGCCGTTCGGTCCAGGTGATCATCGGGCTGTCGGTGGTCCAGGTGCGCGAGCGCTTCGAGGCACTGCTCGGCAGGTAG